One segment of Agromyces albus DNA contains the following:
- the ruvX gene encoding Holliday junction resolvase RuvX, giving the protein MRLGVRLGIDVGRARIGVARCDAGALLAVPVETVPRAPDGDADVRRVLELAEEFGAFELVVGHPLSLSGAATASTDDAVAFAERLARAGASVRLVDERLSTVSAQQALRASGRSSRTQRPVIDQVAAIIILQHAIDTERASGAEPGRTLTTDEGSSPL; this is encoded by the coding sequence ATGCGACTGGGCGTGCGGCTCGGCATCGATGTGGGGCGAGCACGCATCGGTGTCGCACGTTGCGATGCTGGGGCGCTCCTCGCTGTGCCTGTGGAGACGGTTCCGCGCGCGCCCGATGGCGACGCCGACGTCCGCCGCGTGCTCGAGCTCGCGGAGGAGTTCGGCGCTTTCGAACTCGTGGTGGGGCACCCGCTCTCGTTGTCGGGTGCGGCGACCGCATCGACCGACGATGCGGTCGCCTTCGCCGAGCGTCTGGCACGGGCTGGGGCATCCGTGCGACTCGTCGACGAGCGGCTCTCCACTGTGAGTGCCCAGCAGGCGCTTCGGGCCTCGGGGCGGTCGAGTCGCACCCAACGTCCAGTCATCGACCAAGTTGCTGCGATTATCATTCTGCAACACGCCATCGACACGGAGCGGGCGTCGGGCGCGGAGCCCGGCCGGACGCTCACGACAGACGAAGGGTCGTCCCCCCTGTGA
- the alaS gene encoding alanine--tRNA ligase produces MQTADIRQRWLDFFAERGHAVVPSASLVSDDPTLLFTVAGMVPFVPYLTGLVPAPYPRATSVQKCIRTNDIEEVGKTPRHGTFFQMNGNFSFGDYFKEGAIAMAWELLTTPEADGGYGFDPNDLWVTVYKDDDEAIELWKQIAGLPEERIQRLDKDTNYWHTGQPGPAGPCSEIFFDRGPAYGVDGGPATDDDRYVEIWNLVFMQYLIDDVKSKTDFRIVRELPKKNIDTGMGLERVAFIKQGVENMYEIDQVRPVLDRAAELSGRRYGADHDDDVRMRIIADHIRSALMLMSDGVSPSNEGRGYILRRLLRRSIRAMRLLGVEGPTFRELFAASRDAMKAAYPEVATDYTHIEQLALGEEETFLRTLTAGTGILDLAVEKTKRAGSAELAGDTAFLLHDTYGFPIELTLEMAEEAGLAVDRGAFDSLMTEQRSRAKADAKSKKKVLADLSVYADFRAKGETIFTGYSDLTTQSSVLGLLVDGRPVSRASAGQTAEVILAETSLYAESGGQAPDQGRIVGDGFELEVLDVQKPIKGLISHTVKVSLGEVGVGVPATTLVDEQYRRGATQAHSGTHIVHAALRQVLGPNAHQSGSFNKAGYLRLDYGWNSALSSETRSEIEEISNAAIRDNLEVRTREMPLDEAKSLGAMALFGEKYGDVVRVVDIGGPWSRELCAGTHVSTSAEIGMINIVGESSVGASNRRVESLVGLEAFRRFAAERALVSELTSTLKTRPEQLVDRVGELVSSLKAAEKRIQAFESKALNDRVPALAAKAVRTGDVLLVAESVGKLGSGDELRSLALSVRTQLGAVASVVALAGEVGGKPLAIVATSPAARDAGANAGAIAKATAAVLGGGGGGKPDLAQGGGNDVSAIPAALDAVRRELGR; encoded by the coding sequence ATGCAGACTGCCGACATCCGCCAGCGTTGGCTGGACTTCTTCGCCGAGCGCGGACACGCCGTCGTGCCCTCGGCCTCGCTCGTCTCCGACGACCCGACGCTGCTCTTCACGGTCGCCGGAATGGTGCCGTTCGTGCCGTACCTCACGGGACTCGTTCCCGCGCCGTACCCGCGGGCCACGAGCGTGCAGAAGTGCATCCGCACGAACGACATCGAGGAAGTCGGCAAGACTCCGCGACACGGCACGTTCTTCCAGATGAACGGCAACTTCTCGTTCGGCGACTACTTCAAGGAAGGCGCCATCGCCATGGCGTGGGAGCTGCTCACCACTCCCGAGGCCGATGGCGGATACGGCTTCGACCCGAACGACCTCTGGGTCACCGTCTACAAAGACGACGACGAGGCGATCGAGCTCTGGAAGCAGATCGCCGGCCTGCCCGAGGAGCGCATCCAGCGCCTCGACAAGGACACGAACTACTGGCACACCGGCCAGCCCGGCCCGGCCGGCCCGTGCTCAGAGATCTTCTTCGATCGCGGTCCCGCGTATGGTGTCGACGGCGGCCCGGCCACCGATGACGACCGCTATGTCGAGATCTGGAACCTCGTGTTCATGCAGTACCTCATCGACGATGTGAAGTCGAAGACCGACTTCCGCATCGTCAGGGAGCTGCCGAAGAAGAACATCGACACCGGCATGGGGCTCGAGCGCGTCGCGTTCATCAAGCAGGGCGTCGAGAACATGTACGAGATCGACCAGGTGCGCCCCGTGCTCGATCGCGCGGCGGAGCTCTCGGGTCGTCGGTACGGAGCCGATCACGACGACGATGTGCGAATGCGCATCATCGCCGACCACATCCGCTCGGCGCTCATGCTCATGAGCGATGGCGTGAGCCCGTCGAACGAGGGGCGCGGCTACATCCTCCGCAGGCTCCTGCGTCGCAGCATCCGTGCCATGCGCCTCCTCGGCGTGGAGGGTCCGACGTTCCGTGAGCTGTTCGCGGCATCGCGTGACGCGATGAAGGCGGCCTACCCCGAGGTCGCGACCGACTACACGCACATCGAGCAGCTTGCGCTCGGCGAAGAGGAGACGTTCCTCCGCACGCTCACCGCGGGCACGGGCATCCTCGACCTCGCCGTCGAGAAGACCAAGCGCGCGGGCAGCGCAGAGCTCGCCGGCGACACGGCCTTCCTTCTGCACGACACTTACGGATTCCCGATCGAGCTGACGCTCGAGATGGCCGAGGAAGCCGGCCTCGCGGTCGATCGAGGGGCGTTCGACTCGCTCATGACCGAGCAGCGCAGCCGTGCGAAGGCCGACGCGAAGTCGAAGAAGAAGGTGCTCGCCGACCTCTCGGTGTACGCGGACTTCCGCGCCAAGGGCGAGACGATCTTCACCGGATACTCCGACCTCACCACGCAGTCCAGCGTGCTCGGGCTCCTCGTCGACGGCCGGCCCGTCTCTCGAGCGAGCGCGGGGCAGACGGCCGAGGTGATCCTCGCCGAGACCTCGCTCTATGCCGAGTCCGGCGGCCAGGCGCCCGATCAGGGCCGCATCGTCGGCGACGGCTTCGAGCTCGAGGTGCTCGACGTGCAGAAGCCGATCAAGGGCCTCATCAGCCACACCGTGAAGGTCAGCCTCGGCGAGGTCGGCGTTGGAGTGCCCGCGACGACGCTCGTCGACGAGCAATATCGGCGGGGCGCCACCCAGGCGCACTCCGGCACCCACATCGTGCACGCGGCCCTCCGCCAGGTGCTCGGGCCGAACGCACACCAGTCGGGATCGTTCAACAAAGCGGGCTACCTCCGCCTCGACTACGGCTGGAACTCGGCACTCTCGTCCGAGACCCGCAGCGAGATCGAGGAGATCTCCAACGCTGCGATCCGCGACAACCTCGAGGTCCGCACCCGCGAGATGCCGCTCGACGAGGCGAAGTCCCTCGGCGCGATGGCGCTCTTCGGCGAGAAGTACGGCGACGTCGTACGTGTCGTCGACATCGGCGGGCCATGGTCGCGCGAGCTGTGCGCCGGCACTCACGTGTCGACGAGTGCCGAGATCGGCATGATCAACATCGTCGGCGAGTCATCCGTCGGCGCCTCGAATCGTCGAGTCGAATCGCTCGTCGGGCTCGAGGCGTTCCGCCGGTTCGCCGCCGAGCGAGCGCTCGTCTCCGAGCTCACCTCGACCCTGAAGACCAGGCCAGAGCAGCTTGTCGACCGCGTCGGCGAGCTCGTCTCGAGCCTGAAGGCAGCCGAGAAGCGCATCCAGGCCTTCGAGTCGAAGGCGCTGAACGACCGGGTGCCGGCACTTGCGGCGAAGGCCGTGCGCACTGGCGACGTGCTCCTCGTGGCGGAATCGGTCGGGAAGCTCGGCTCGGGCGACGAGCTTCGTTCGCTGGCCCTCTCCGTGCGAACCCAGCTCGGCGCCGTGGCATCCGTCGTAGCACTGGCCGGGGAGGTGGGCGGCAAGCCGCTCGCCATCGTGGCGACGTCGCCTGCGGCTCGAGACGCCGGCGCGAACGCCGGTGCGATCGCGAAGGCGACGGCTGCGGTGCTCGGCGGCGGTGGCGGCGGCAAGCCCGACCTCGCGCAGGGCGGGGGCAACGACGTCTCAGCGATCCCTGCAGCACTCGACGCCGTACGACGAGAGCTCGGCCGGTAG
- the rpsD gene encoding 30S ribosomal protein S4 yields the protein MSNQSRSKTRLSRALGVALTPKAARYMEKRPYAPGEHGRTKRKTDSDYAVRLREKQRLRAQYGIREKQLRIAFNEARRTEGLTGENLVELLEMRLDALVLRAGFARTITQARQFVVHRHILVDGQLVDRPSFRVKPGQLVHVKARSEGTEPFQVAAAGGHVDLLPRVPGYLEVELDKLQARLLRRPKRAEVPVTCDVQLVVEYYAAR from the coding sequence GTGTCGAACCAGTCACGCAGCAAGACCCGCCTCTCCCGCGCACTCGGCGTCGCCCTGACCCCGAAGGCCGCCCGCTACATGGAGAAGCGTCCCTACGCTCCCGGTGAGCACGGCCGCACCAAGCGCAAGACCGACTCCGACTACGCCGTGCGTCTGCGCGAGAAGCAGCGTCTTCGCGCCCAGTACGGCATCCGCGAGAAGCAGCTCCGCATCGCGTTCAACGAGGCCCGCCGCACCGAAGGCCTGACGGGTGAGAACCTCGTCGAGCTGCTCGAGATGCGTCTCGACGCGCTCGTGCTCCGCGCCGGCTTCGCCCGCACCATCACGCAGGCTCGCCAGTTCGTGGTGCACCGCCACATCCTCGTCGACGGCCAGCTCGTCGACCGTCCCTCGTTCCGCGTGAAGCCGGGCCAGCTCGTGCACGTCAAGGCACGCAGCGAGGGCACCGAGCCCTTCCAGGTCGCGGCCGCCGGCGGTCACGTCGACCTGCTCCCGCGGGTCCCCGGTTACCTCGAGGTCGAGCTCGACAAGCTCCAGGCCCGCCTCCTGCGTCGCCCGAAGCGCGCCGAGGTCCCCGTCACGTGTGACGTGCAGCTCGTCGTGGAGTACTACGCCGCTCGCTGA
- a CDS encoding replication-associated recombination protein A, with product MVDSGPGLRSGATPLAVRMRPTSLDEVAGQRHLLTPGSPLVALAGDRSGESGSVSVILWGPPGTGKTTLAQAIARSSGRKFVELSAVSAGVRDVRQVMEEARASRDLYGLSTVLFLDEIHRFSKAQQDALLPGVENGWVILVAATTENPSFSVISPLLSRSLLLTLELLTDDDLGLLVDRAVEDLRGLAGRFELAAEARAAIIRLASGDARRALTALEAASVAASQSVPAAEAESAATDDAETDAAAPAKPVITADIVARAVDRALLRYDRNGDEHYDVISAFIKSVRGSDVDASLHYLARMIEAGEDPRFIARRIIVLASEDIGLADPSALGVAVAAADAVQYIGMPEGRIPLAQAVVHLATAPKSNAAYLGIDRAIADVREGKAGRVPKHLRDAHYPGAKRLGHGKGYRYPHDDAIGVVAQEYLPESLRGAVYYEPTEHGNERDVSARLAKIRRIVRGER from the coding sequence ATGGTGGACTCCGGCCCGGGGCTGCGCTCCGGCGCTACCCCCCTCGCGGTGCGCATGCGACCGACGAGCCTCGACGAGGTCGCCGGCCAGCGACACCTCCTCACCCCGGGTTCGCCGCTCGTGGCACTCGCCGGCGACCGCTCGGGCGAGTCCGGGTCGGTCTCCGTCATCCTGTGGGGGCCGCCCGGAACGGGCAAGACGACGCTCGCGCAGGCGATCGCGCGCTCATCGGGGCGCAAGTTCGTCGAGCTCTCGGCCGTGAGCGCCGGAGTGCGCGACGTCCGCCAGGTGATGGAGGAGGCGCGAGCGAGCCGCGATCTGTACGGGCTCTCAACGGTGCTCTTCCTCGATGAGATCCACCGCTTCTCGAAGGCCCAGCAAGACGCCCTGCTGCCGGGCGTCGAGAACGGCTGGGTCATCCTCGTCGCCGCGACCACCGAGAATCCGTCGTTCTCGGTCATCTCGCCGCTCCTGTCGCGCTCCCTCCTGCTCACGCTCGAACTCCTCACCGACGACGACCTCGGCCTGCTCGTCGACCGCGCGGTCGAAGATCTGCGCGGGCTGGCAGGCAGGTTCGAGCTCGCCGCCGAGGCACGTGCGGCGATCATCCGGCTCGCCTCGGGCGACGCCCGCCGGGCGCTCACGGCCCTCGAGGCGGCATCCGTGGCGGCCTCGCAGTCCGTGCCGGCGGCCGAAGCAGAATCGGCGGCGACCGACGACGCCGAGACGGATGCCGCAGCACCCGCGAAGCCCGTCATCACCGCCGACATCGTGGCGCGCGCCGTCGACCGCGCGCTGCTCCGCTACGACCGCAACGGCGACGAGCACTACGACGTCATCAGCGCGTTCATCAAGTCGGTGCGGGGGAGCGACGTCGATGCGTCGCTGCACTACCTCGCCCGCATGATCGAGGCGGGTGAAGATCCGCGGTTCATCGCACGGCGCATCATCGTGCTCGCCTCCGAAGACATCGGCCTCGCCGATCCGAGTGCGCTCGGCGTCGCGGTGGCCGCTGCAGATGCCGTGCAGTACATCGGCATGCCCGAGGGGCGCATCCCCCTCGCGCAAGCGGTCGTGCACCTGGCGACGGCGCCGAAGTCGAACGCCGCGTACCTGGGCATCGACCGAGCCATCGCCGACGTGCGCGAGGGCAAGGCGGGGCGGGTGCCCAAGCACCTCCGCGATGCGCACTATCCCGGCGCCAAGCGGCTCGGGCACGGCAAGGGCTATCGGTATCCGCACGACGATGCGATCGGCGTCGTGGCACAGGAGTACCTGCCCGAGTCGCTCCGCGGGGCGGTCTATTACGAGCCGACCGAGCACGGCAACGAACGCGACGTCTCGGCCCGCCTCGCGAAGATCAGGCGCATCGTGCGCGGCGAGCGCTGA
- a CDS encoding peptidylprolyl isomerase — MASNDRQAREERARLRTYQARQEVHVRKQRRRTRDNVIASLALVVVLALATGAQLFYFSGGPGATEPAATETPAPSTPPGENQGDVPSADLAEGRTWTGTLTLNDIPLGIELDGAAAPQAASSEISLIQAGFYDGLGCHRLTKDNIWVLQCGDPVGDGSGGPGYSYGPIENAPADNQYPAGTIAIARQQQNAYSQGSQFFIVYEDTTLTADEAGGYTVVGRVTSGLDALRAGVTDAGTADGQSDGAPAVPVTISGFTIE; from the coding sequence GTGGCATCGAACGACCGACAGGCGCGTGAAGAACGAGCGCGCCTGCGCACCTACCAGGCCCGGCAGGAAGTGCACGTCCGAAAGCAGCGCCGCCGCACTCGCGACAACGTCATCGCGAGCCTCGCGCTCGTCGTGGTGCTCGCCCTCGCGACGGGCGCACAGCTCTTCTACTTCAGCGGCGGACCGGGCGCGACCGAGCCGGCAGCGACCGAGACGCCCGCGCCGTCCACGCCTCCCGGCGAGAACCAGGGCGACGTGCCCTCCGCCGACCTCGCAGAGGGTCGCACCTGGACCGGCACGCTCACGCTCAACGACATCCCACTCGGGATCGAGCTCGACGGTGCCGCCGCGCCGCAGGCCGCCTCGAGCGAGATCAGCCTGATCCAGGCGGGCTTCTACGACGGGCTCGGCTGCCACCGCCTGACGAAAGACAACATCTGGGTGCTCCAGTGCGGGGACCCGGTCGGCGACGGCAGCGGTGGTCCCGGCTACAGCTACGGCCCCATCGAGAACGCGCCCGCCGACAACCAGTACCCCGCCGGCACGATCGCGATCGCCCGTCAGCAGCAGAACGCCTACAGCCAGGGCAGCCAGTTCTTCATCGTGTACGAAGACACGACGCTCACGGCCGATGAGGCCGGCGGCTACACCGTCGTCGGCCGCGTCACGAGCGGGCTCGACGCACTTCGCGCAGGCGTGACCGACGCCGGCACGGCCGACGGCCAGAGCGACGGCGCCCCCGCGGTGCCCGTCACGATCAGCGGGTTCACGATCGAGTGA
- a CDS encoding DUF349 domain-containing protein, translating into MSESEQQPWGRVDETGTVFVRTNEGERAVGQYPDGSAEEAMAYFERKYADLAGQVTLLEQRVRRGAPATDVAKAVTKLRESVAEAKAVGDLEALARRLEALSGTAQELTEQQQAEAKAAVAEAIAERTRVVEQAEALAAQDPAKTQWKQATAELDELFATWQRQQQDGPRLPKNEANELWKRFRTARSTIEQHRKAFFAELDAAHRDVRSRKQQLIERAEALAPRGADAVADYRSLLDEWKLAGRAGKKLDDTLWAKFKAAGDVLFQAKAEIDAQEDEAYQANLTEKLALLDEAEKLLTERDPKQARSSLNRLQRAWDEIGKVPRDQIRVVEDRLRKVETHVRSLEDEHWQREDPEKKARSEGMLGQLQDAIAKLEDELAAAEASGDAKAADTAREALEARRAWLKAVGG; encoded by the coding sequence GTGTCCGAATCAGAGCAGCAACCGTGGGGCCGCGTCGACGAGACGGGCACCGTCTTCGTGCGGACGAACGAGGGCGAGCGTGCCGTCGGTCAATATCCCGACGGCTCGGCTGAGGAGGCCATGGCGTACTTCGAGCGCAAGTACGCCGATCTCGCCGGACAGGTGACCCTGCTCGAGCAGCGCGTTCGCAGGGGCGCTCCGGCCACGGATGTCGCGAAGGCCGTGACGAAGCTCCGCGAGTCGGTCGCCGAGGCCAAAGCCGTCGGCGACCTCGAGGCACTCGCGCGCCGCCTCGAGGCGCTGTCCGGCACCGCACAGGAGCTCACCGAGCAGCAGCAGGCTGAGGCGAAGGCCGCGGTGGCCGAGGCGATCGCCGAGCGCACCAGGGTCGTCGAGCAGGCCGAGGCGCTGGCCGCGCAAGATCCCGCCAAGACGCAGTGGAAGCAGGCGACCGCCGAGCTCGACGAGCTCTTCGCGACGTGGCAGCGCCAGCAGCAAGACGGTCCCCGCCTGCCGAAGAACGAGGCCAACGAACTCTGGAAGCGCTTCCGCACCGCACGATCGACGATCGAGCAGCACCGCAAGGCGTTCTTCGCCGAACTCGACGCCGCCCATCGCGACGTGCGTTCGCGTAAGCAGCAGCTCATCGAGCGTGCCGAGGCCCTCGCGCCTCGTGGCGCCGACGCCGTGGCCGACTACCGCAGCCTGCTCGACGAGTGGAAGCTCGCGGGCCGCGCCGGCAAGAAGCTCGACGACACGCTGTGGGCGAAGTTCAAGGCAGCTGGCGACGTGCTCTTCCAGGCCAAGGCCGAGATCGACGCTCAAGAGGACGAGGCCTACCAGGCGAACCTCACCGAGAAGCTCGCGCTGCTCGATGAGGCCGAGAAACTCCTCACCGAGCGCGACCCGAAGCAGGCGCGTTCGTCCCTGAACCGCCTCCAGCGCGCATGGGACGAGATCGGGAAGGTCCCCCGTGACCAGATCCGTGTCGTCGAAGACCGACTCCGCAAGGTCGAGACGCACGTGCGGTCGCTCGAAGACGAGCACTGGCAGCGCGAAGACCCCGAGAAGAAGGCTCGGTCCGAGGGCATGCTCGGCCAGCTCCAAGACGCCATCGCCAAACTCGAAGATGAACTCGCCGCCGCTGAGGCATCCGGTGACGCGAAAGCGGCGGACACCGCCCGCGAAGCGCTCGAGGCTCGACGCGCGTGGCTGAAGGCCGTCGGCGGCTGA